One region of Channa argus isolate prfri chromosome 20, Channa argus male v1.0, whole genome shotgun sequence genomic DNA includes:
- the hbae5 gene encoding hemoglobin, alpha embryonic 5, giving the protein MSLTEKDKAAVRNLWSKISKSADAIGADTLGRLLVVYPQTKTYFSHWSDLTTGSAPVKAHGKKIISGVAEAVAKIDDLANGLLDLSEKHAFQIKVDPANFKLLGHCFLIVIANLFPAEFTPEVHVAMDKFLNNLALALSEKYR; this is encoded by the exons ATGAGTTTGACTGAAAAAGACAAGGCCGCCGTCAGGAATTTGTGGAGCAAAATCTCCAAGTCAGCAGATGCCATTGGAGCTGATACTCTGGGCAG GTTGCTCGTGGTCTATCCCCAAACCAAGACCTATTTCTCCCACTGGTCAGACTTGACAACCGGCTCTGCCCCCGTGAAGGCGCACGGAAAGAAGATTATCAGTGGAGTCGCTGAGGCCGTTGCCAAGATCGACGACCTGGCAAACGGTCTGCTGGATCTCAGCGAGAAGCACGCTTTCCAGATCAAAGTGGATCCGGCCAACTTCAAG CTCCTGGGCCACTGCTTTCTCATAGTGATCGCCAACCTGTTCCCTGCGGAATTCACCCCTGAGGTTCATGTTGCTATGGATAAGTTCCTGAACAATTTGGCTCTGGCTCTCTCTGAGAAATACCGCTAA